The Humulus lupulus chromosome 4, drHumLupu1.1, whole genome shotgun sequence genome has a window encoding:
- the LOC133832667 gene encoding protein EXPORTIN 1A-like — MMEEQENRFLVMVIRHLLNLCEITKGKDNKAVIASNIMYVVGQYPRFLRAHWKFLKTVVNKLFEFMHETHPGVQDMACDTFLKIVQKCKRKFVIVQLYLQLSKG, encoded by the exons ATGATGGAAGAACAG GAGAACAGATTTTTGGTTATGGTCATTCGTCACTTGCTGAATTTATGCGAAATCACGAAAGGGAAGGATAACAAAGCTGTCATCGCAAGTAACATTAT GTATGTTGTTGGACAGTACCCGAGGTTTCTAAGAGCTCACTGGAAGTTCCTAAAAACTGTTGTGAACAAATTGTTTGAGTTCATGCATGAGACACATCCTGGTGTTCAG GATATGGCCTGTGATACATTCTTGAAGATTGTTCAGAAGTGCAAACGGAAATTTGTAATTGTTCAG TTATATTTGCAACTAAGTAAAGGGTGA